Proteins from a genomic interval of Colletes latitarsis isolate SP2378_abdomen chromosome 12, iyColLati1, whole genome shotgun sequence:
- the Lrr gene encoding capping protein regulator and myosin 1 linker 1 leucine rich repeat protein isoform X1, translating into MSTRSQLTKDLNESVKALLGKHVKILLKNVVKLETKQDKQENRVLVFSPCRLFLLTAKVPTRLDCHFHYLEITSIESKRANQLSLTVGERYYNFTTTGAGADTTEVDAMIEALHTAIRNIFPTVPLNYIIRKIEVIPASRLQSIRGSELARSTEATRHTGPCGGFSTQYACMCDLHGVPYREEVAWDVDTIYLSHDTRELNLRDFDHLDQKDLVPIISALEYNTWFTKLRASHLKLSHEPLERLLHVMRRSLSIQELYLDNLGIKWDFAHKLSLALISNANTMLQTIDLSYNTIEDKGASSLCGTIAKLMQGGAHLSGPIGKLPKGLQKLNFAHCGLTGKGISQIAHALSLNRSMPTSLQYLNLSENSLKDDINNLCNFLAQPNSLTHLDLSGTDTTLECLFGALLRGCATNLVHLNVARNSFSSKKTKEIPPSFKQFFTATLSLKYLNISCCKLPLEALKHLLLGLACNESTVGLELDMSGNNLGSMGAHVLESCIHGVRCIASLDISDSNMDVDLAQVITAVGKNKSIKQLYMGRNTVSMKSKHIAIVMDALVQMLQEDDCVLQALHLPDSRLKSDLYNLINALGSNTCLHTIDISGNQIGDPGARLLAKALQINNHLRTIIYDRNNITLQGYADIVHALEKNCSVRHMPFPIYDLQPCMKTSAEKTEQLAKKMQDLLQRNVTPCKYSHGQAFRLQQGFLLSSTQQMVDRLVVQTQDTIKAIAAESCDANNDINYATGLIQDADNSKQLLPRLHEVLQRRDENNPIELKLHDMANELHKVVTVYLQDSLDAMVKCANEQCPTILSQTVIKGDESESIAVEDDLRNSCKEKNQISSEFIHTTITEQAGADIVNRVNELNLAVAAHVSDRITDEVIESLSRSYKNLIGDCDNRTRSSTPDVLRPSAGSMSSGSVIGVTSTVGVSTTLPIGRTSLASEEDCPPETYSLVNSISQCSSDQSPMKLDYLNLATPHLSNKRKSLHGRKLRPKSVVDSVEGLSADDIPDLLPSLPKSQAEAISETEHSLTESLDSVSELPNTVGQQLQHLVKSRPRRTKTRAPTRPMLRPDQPVDGLALGEGLDVFFRPTTPTTPLISPTSDDSSLHTFPTDGSPNLSLTSHKSIPPDTDKKPGCSSPMLKTLLEPAPRSRSSDNLEKFSPLIGRRSQGDSPLTASPLARRNTTDNAQNHERIVAKSGSNKDTSSNSIVSTSADTSKRSTLPITGSGTNSRSLRDSDENVKMLQLTTAANSLDRDVSLATSVPKDYESRKSLTKKSAMEVDKSASQPLPSLKLRSTGFDLRSPTNGSNTKSNSEASKSPVLKPLTKGSSSTNDGKSNGVLSKTKLTPPATAPKPRPWSMATDRKSGEFNLLSDGSSPNTSAGNTPDSGDALDESTDSGVSGPASLPPTLSASSTASSLSNTSVEKRSVRELAASLNKSKTERKENEQTVPAAWRSVLQRSINHPDAKVMEVPKTVEENHINYKLRRTSFLRDSNFNYNNDVVDV; encoded by the exons ATGTCAACCAGATCGCAACTTACGAAAGATTTAAACG AATCGGTAAAAGCATTACTTGGTAAGCATGTCAAGATATTACTAAAAAACGTTGTAAAATTGGAAACAAAGCAGGATAAACAAGAAAATCGTGTTCTG GTTTTTTCACCATGCCGTCTCTTTCTTTTAACGGCCAAAGTACCTACAAGG CTCGACTGCCATTTTCATTATTTAGAAATAACATCTATAGAATCCAAAAGAGCAAATCAGTTATCTTTAACTGTCGGAGAAAGATATTACAATTTTACTACTACAGGAGCAGGTGCAGATACTACAGAAGTAGATGCAATGATCGAGGCCTTACATACTGCGATTCGAAACATCTTTCCCACTGTACCGTTAAA ttatattataagaaaaataGAAGTAATACCAGCTAGTAGGTTGCAGAGCATAAGAGGTAGCGAGTTGGCTAGAAGTACAGAAGCAACAAGACATACAGGGCCCTGTGGTGGGTTCTCAACCCAATATGCATGCATGTGCGATTTACATGGTGTACCGTATAGAGAAGAAGTGGCTTGG GATGTCGATACAATATACCTCTCTCACGACACAAGGGAATTAAATTTAAGAGATTTTGATCATTTGGATCAAAAAGATTTGGTGCCAATCATTTCTGCCTTGGAATATAACACTTGGTTTACAAAGCTGAGAGCATCTCATCTTAAATTAAGTCACGAACCTTTGGAAAGATTGTTACATGTTATGCGCAGATCTCTTTCTATTCAGGAACTTTATTTAGATAATCTTGGAATCAAGTG GGATTTTGCGCACAAACTATCGTTAGCTCTAATTTCTAATGCTAATACAATGTTGCAAACTATCGATTTATCGTATAATACCATTGAAGATAAAG gaGCCTCTAGCTTGTGTGGAACAATTGCCAAGTTAATGCAAG gaGGTGCACATTTAAGCGGACCTATTGGGAAACTACCTAAaggtttacaaaaattaaattttgcacaTTGTGGACTAACAGGAAAAGGAATAAGTCAAATTGCACATGCACTAAGTTTAAATAGAAGCATGCCAACTAGTTTACAATATTTAAATCTTTCAGAAAACTCTTTAAAAGATGACATCAAC AATTTGTGCAATTTTCTAGCACAACCTAATAGCCTAACTCATTTAGATCTAAGTGGTACAGATACTACACTGGAATGT cTGTTTGGTGCTTTACTACGGGGTTGTGCAACTAATCTAGTCCATTTAAATGTTGCTCGCAACTCTTTTTCAAGCAAAAAGACCAAAGAAATACCTCCCAGCTTTAAGCAGTTTTTTACAGCTACACTTTCGTTGAAGTACTTAAATATATCTTGCTGCAAATTACCACTGGAAGCGTTAAAACATTTATTACTCGGCTTGGCGTGCAACGAAAGCACAGTTGGTTTAGAACTCGATATGAGTGGAAACAACTTGGGTTCCATGGGTGCTCATGTGCTAGAGTCGTGTATACACGGTGTACGTTGTATAGCATCGTTGGATATTTCAGACAGCA ACATGGATGTTGATCTAGCACAAGTTATAACTGCTGTAGGAAAAAACAAATCTATAAAACAATTATATATGGGTCGTAATACTGTCAGTATGAAAAGCAAACATATTGCTATTGTAATGGATGCCCTTGTACAAATGCTTCAAGAAGATGATTGTGTTCTTCAAGCATTACATTTACCAGATTCTCGATTAAAGTCTGATCTCTACAATCTTATTAATGCCCTTGGTAGTAATACATGTCTTCACACTATAGATATTAGTGGTAATCAGATTGGAGATCCTGGTGCAAGATTATTAGCAAAAGCGCTACAAATTAACAACCATTTGAGGACCATTATTTATGATAGAAATAACATTACACTTCAAGGTTATGCGGACATTGTTCATGCTTTAGAAAA AAATTGTAGCGTGAGACATATGCCATTTCCAATTTATGATCTACAACCTTGTATGAAAACCTCTGCTGAGAAAACGGAACAACTAGCAAAAAAAATGCAAGATTTGCTTCAGAGAAATGTTACACCTTGCAAATATAGTCATGGACAGGCCTTTAGACTGCAACAAGGTTTTTTATTAAGCTCTACGCAACAAATGGTCGATAGGCTTGTTGTACAAACTCAAGATACTATTAAAGCTATTGCTGCAGAAAGTTGCGATGCTAACAATGATATTAACTATGCGACTGGACTTATACAAGATGCAGATAATTCAAAGCAG CTTTTACCAAGATTGCATGAAGTTCTTCAACGACGGGATGAAAATAATCCGATTGAGTTAAAATTACACGATATGGCAAATGAACTTCATAAAGTTGTGACTGTATATTTACAG GATTCCTTAGATGCTATGGTGAAATGTGCAAATGAGCAATGTCCTACCATACTTTCACAAACGGTAATTAAAGGAGATGAAAGTGAATCAATTGCTGTTGAAGACGATCTACGTAATAGTTGCAAAGAAAAAAATCAAATCAGCAGTGAATTTATACATACTACTATTACAGAACAAGCTGGAGCAGATATAGTCAATAGAGTCAA tGAATTAAATTTAGCTGTTGCTGCACATGTGTCTGATAGAATAACAGATGAAGTAATTGAATCATTATCAAGGAGTTACAAGAATTTA ATTGGTGACTGCGATAATAGAACAAGAAGCAGCACACCAGATGTATTACGGCCTAGTGCTGGTTCAATGAGCAGTGGAAGTGTTATAGGTGTTACGAGTACAGTAGGTGTATCTACAACATTACCTATTGGTAGAACCAGCCTTGCTTCGGAAGAAGATTGCCCACCAGAAACTTACTCACTAGTGAATTCTATTAGTCAATGTTCTAGCGACCAATCTCCAATG AAATTGGATTACTTGAATCTT GCTACCCCACATCTGTCAAATAAACGTAAAAGTTTACATGGAAGAAAATTGCGACCTAAATCTGTAGTTGATTCCGTTGAAGGACTTTCTGCAGATGACATACCTGATCTATTACCATCACTGCCAAAAAGTCAAGCAGAag ctatTTCAGAAACAGAACATTCATTAACAGAATCATTAGATTCTGTCTCTGAATTACCTAATACTGTGGGTCAACAATTGCAACATTTAGTGAAATCTAGGCCTCGCAGAACAAAGACTAGGGCGCCTACAAGACCAATGTTGAGACCTGATCAACCAGTGGATGGTCTAGCCCTTGGAGAAGGTCTTGATGTATTCTTTCGACCAACTACGCCGACGACTCCTCTCATATCTCCAACAAGTGATGATAG CTCATTACATACCTTCCCGACCGATGGTAGTCCAAATTTATCTCTTACAAGTCACAAAAGTATTCCACCTGACACGGATAAGAAACCTGGTTGCAGTTCTCCAATGTTAAAAACACTTCTTGAACCTGCACCACGATCACGATCCAGTGATAATTTGGAAAAATTTTCTCCTCTCATCGGTAGGAGATCTCAAGGTGATTCACCATTAACTGCATCTCCATTAGCTCGACGGAATACAACTGATAATGCTCAAAATCATGAAAGAATTGTTGCGAAATCTGGTAGTAATAAAGATACAAGTAGTAATAGTATTGTCAGTACTTCTGCTGACACTTCTAAACGTAGCACATTACCAATTACTGGATCTGGTACAAATTCACGTAGTTTGCGGGATTCAGATGAAAATGTTAAAATGTTACAACTAACAACTGCTGCAAATTCTTTAGATAGGGATGTATCTCTTGCAACGTCTGTTCCTAAAGAttacgaaagcagaaaaagtttAACGAAAAAATCTGCCATGGAAGTTGATAAATCTGCAAGTCAGCCTCTGCCTTCTCTTAAACTGAGGTCAACAGGTTTTGATCTTCGAAGTCCAACAAATGGCAGTAATACAAAGAGTAATTCGGAAGCATCAAAATCGCCAGTATTAAAACCTTTAACCAAAGGAAGTAGTTCCACTAATGATGGAAAAAGTAATGGTGTTCTTTCGAAAACGAAACTGACTCCACCTGCAACAGCTCCAAAACCAAGGCCTTGGAGTATGGCTACCGATAGAAAATCTG gcgaatttaatttattaagcGATGGTTCTAGTCCAAATACTTCAGCAGGGAATACACCTGATTCTGGTGATGCTCTTGATGAATCAACAGATAGTGGCGTGAGTGGTCCAGCTTCATTACCACCAACGTTATCAGCAAGTAGTACTGCTAGTTCTTTAAGCAATACAAGTGTAGAAAAAAGGTCTGTCAGAGAATTAGCAGCTAGTTTAAACAAGAGTAAAACAGAAAGAAAGGAAAATG agcaaaCCGTACCTGCAGCATGGAGGTCGGTGCTTCAACGTTCTATCAACCATCCAGATGCCAAG GTAATGGAAGTGCCGAAAACGGTTGAAGAGAATCATATAAATTATAAACTTCGACGTacttcatttttacgtgattcaaattttaACTATAATAACGATGTAGTTGACGTTTGA
- the Lrr gene encoding capping protein regulator and myosin 1 linker 1 leucine rich repeat protein isoform X4, which yields MSTRSQLTKDLNESVKALLGKHVKILLKNVVKLETKQDKQENRVLVFSPCRLFLLTAKVPTRLDCHFHYLEITSIESKRANQLSLTVGERYYNFTTTGAGADTTEVDAMIEALHTAIRNIFPTVPLNYIIRKIEVIPASRLQSIRGSELARSTEATRHTGPCGGFSTQYACMCDLHGVPYREEVAWDVDTIYLSHDTRELNLRDFDHLDQKDLVPIISALEYNTWFTKLRASHLKLSHEPLERLLHVMRRSLSIQELYLDNLGIKWDFAHKLSLALISNANTMLQTIDLSYNTIEDKGASSLCGTIAKLMQGGAHLSGPIGKLPKGLQKLNFAHCGLTGKGISQIAHALSLNRSMPTSLQYLNLSENSLKDDINNLCNFLAQPNSLTHLDLSGTDTTLECLFGALLRGCATNLVHLNVARNSFSSKKTKEIPPSFKQFFTATLSLKYLNISCCKLPLEALKHLLLGLACNESTVGLELDMSGNNLGSMGAHVLESCIHGVRCIASLDISDSNMDVDLAQVITAVGKNKSIKQLYMGRNTVSMKSKHIAIVMDALVQMLQEDDCVLQALHLPDSRLKSDLYNLINALGSNTCLHTIDISGNQIGDPGARLLAKALQINNHLRTIIYDRNNITLQGYADIVHALEKNCSVRHMPFPIYDLQPCMKTSAEKTEQLAKKMQDLLQRNVTPCKYSHGQAFRLQQGFLLSSTQQMVDRLVVQTQDTIKAIAAESCDANNDINYATGLIQDADNSKQLLPRLHEVLQRRDENNPIELKLHDMANELHKVVTVYLQDSLDAMVKCANEQCPTILSQTVIKGDESESIAVEDDLRNSCKEKNQISSEFIHTTITEQAGADIVNRVNELNLAVAAHVSDRITDEVIESLSRSYKNLIGDCDNRTRSSTPDVLRPSAGSMSSGSVIGVTSTVGVSTTLPIGRTSLASEEDCPPETYSLVNSISQCSSDQSPMKLDYLNLATPHLSNKRKSLHGRKLRPKSVVDSVEGLSADDIPDLLPSLPKSQAEAISETEHSLTESLDSVSELPNTVGQQLQHLVKSRPRRTKTRAPTRPMLRPDQPVDGLALGEGLDVFFRPTTPTTPLISPTSDDSSLHTFPTDGSPNLSLTSHKSIPPDTDKKPGCSSPMLKTLLEPAPRSRSSDNLEKFSPLIGRRSQGDSPLTASPLARRNTTDNAQNHERIVAKSGSNKDTSSNSIVSTSADTSKRSTLPITGSGTNSRSLRDSDENVKMLQLTTAANSLDRDVSLATSVPKDYESRKSLTKKSAMEVDKSASQPLPSLKLRSTGFDLRSPTNGSNTKSNSEASKSPVLKPLTKGSSSTNDGKSNGVLSKTKLTPPATAPKPRPWSMATDRKSGEFNLLSDGSSPNTSAGNTPDSGDALDESTDSGVSGPASLPPTLSASSTASSLSNTSVEKRSVRELAASLNKSKTERKENGNGSAENG from the exons ATGTCAACCAGATCGCAACTTACGAAAGATTTAAACG AATCGGTAAAAGCATTACTTGGTAAGCATGTCAAGATATTACTAAAAAACGTTGTAAAATTGGAAACAAAGCAGGATAAACAAGAAAATCGTGTTCTG GTTTTTTCACCATGCCGTCTCTTTCTTTTAACGGCCAAAGTACCTACAAGG CTCGACTGCCATTTTCATTATTTAGAAATAACATCTATAGAATCCAAAAGAGCAAATCAGTTATCTTTAACTGTCGGAGAAAGATATTACAATTTTACTACTACAGGAGCAGGTGCAGATACTACAGAAGTAGATGCAATGATCGAGGCCTTACATACTGCGATTCGAAACATCTTTCCCACTGTACCGTTAAA ttatattataagaaaaataGAAGTAATACCAGCTAGTAGGTTGCAGAGCATAAGAGGTAGCGAGTTGGCTAGAAGTACAGAAGCAACAAGACATACAGGGCCCTGTGGTGGGTTCTCAACCCAATATGCATGCATGTGCGATTTACATGGTGTACCGTATAGAGAAGAAGTGGCTTGG GATGTCGATACAATATACCTCTCTCACGACACAAGGGAATTAAATTTAAGAGATTTTGATCATTTGGATCAAAAAGATTTGGTGCCAATCATTTCTGCCTTGGAATATAACACTTGGTTTACAAAGCTGAGAGCATCTCATCTTAAATTAAGTCACGAACCTTTGGAAAGATTGTTACATGTTATGCGCAGATCTCTTTCTATTCAGGAACTTTATTTAGATAATCTTGGAATCAAGTG GGATTTTGCGCACAAACTATCGTTAGCTCTAATTTCTAATGCTAATACAATGTTGCAAACTATCGATTTATCGTATAATACCATTGAAGATAAAG gaGCCTCTAGCTTGTGTGGAACAATTGCCAAGTTAATGCAAG gaGGTGCACATTTAAGCGGACCTATTGGGAAACTACCTAAaggtttacaaaaattaaattttgcacaTTGTGGACTAACAGGAAAAGGAATAAGTCAAATTGCACATGCACTAAGTTTAAATAGAAGCATGCCAACTAGTTTACAATATTTAAATCTTTCAGAAAACTCTTTAAAAGATGACATCAAC AATTTGTGCAATTTTCTAGCACAACCTAATAGCCTAACTCATTTAGATCTAAGTGGTACAGATACTACACTGGAATGT cTGTTTGGTGCTTTACTACGGGGTTGTGCAACTAATCTAGTCCATTTAAATGTTGCTCGCAACTCTTTTTCAAGCAAAAAGACCAAAGAAATACCTCCCAGCTTTAAGCAGTTTTTTACAGCTACACTTTCGTTGAAGTACTTAAATATATCTTGCTGCAAATTACCACTGGAAGCGTTAAAACATTTATTACTCGGCTTGGCGTGCAACGAAAGCACAGTTGGTTTAGAACTCGATATGAGTGGAAACAACTTGGGTTCCATGGGTGCTCATGTGCTAGAGTCGTGTATACACGGTGTACGTTGTATAGCATCGTTGGATATTTCAGACAGCA ACATGGATGTTGATCTAGCACAAGTTATAACTGCTGTAGGAAAAAACAAATCTATAAAACAATTATATATGGGTCGTAATACTGTCAGTATGAAAAGCAAACATATTGCTATTGTAATGGATGCCCTTGTACAAATGCTTCAAGAAGATGATTGTGTTCTTCAAGCATTACATTTACCAGATTCTCGATTAAAGTCTGATCTCTACAATCTTATTAATGCCCTTGGTAGTAATACATGTCTTCACACTATAGATATTAGTGGTAATCAGATTGGAGATCCTGGTGCAAGATTATTAGCAAAAGCGCTACAAATTAACAACCATTTGAGGACCATTATTTATGATAGAAATAACATTACACTTCAAGGTTATGCGGACATTGTTCATGCTTTAGAAAA AAATTGTAGCGTGAGACATATGCCATTTCCAATTTATGATCTACAACCTTGTATGAAAACCTCTGCTGAGAAAACGGAACAACTAGCAAAAAAAATGCAAGATTTGCTTCAGAGAAATGTTACACCTTGCAAATATAGTCATGGACAGGCCTTTAGACTGCAACAAGGTTTTTTATTAAGCTCTACGCAACAAATGGTCGATAGGCTTGTTGTACAAACTCAAGATACTATTAAAGCTATTGCTGCAGAAAGTTGCGATGCTAACAATGATATTAACTATGCGACTGGACTTATACAAGATGCAGATAATTCAAAGCAG CTTTTACCAAGATTGCATGAAGTTCTTCAACGACGGGATGAAAATAATCCGATTGAGTTAAAATTACACGATATGGCAAATGAACTTCATAAAGTTGTGACTGTATATTTACAG GATTCCTTAGATGCTATGGTGAAATGTGCAAATGAGCAATGTCCTACCATACTTTCACAAACGGTAATTAAAGGAGATGAAAGTGAATCAATTGCTGTTGAAGACGATCTACGTAATAGTTGCAAAGAAAAAAATCAAATCAGCAGTGAATTTATACATACTACTATTACAGAACAAGCTGGAGCAGATATAGTCAATAGAGTCAA tGAATTAAATTTAGCTGTTGCTGCACATGTGTCTGATAGAATAACAGATGAAGTAATTGAATCATTATCAAGGAGTTACAAGAATTTA ATTGGTGACTGCGATAATAGAACAAGAAGCAGCACACCAGATGTATTACGGCCTAGTGCTGGTTCAATGAGCAGTGGAAGTGTTATAGGTGTTACGAGTACAGTAGGTGTATCTACAACATTACCTATTGGTAGAACCAGCCTTGCTTCGGAAGAAGATTGCCCACCAGAAACTTACTCACTAGTGAATTCTATTAGTCAATGTTCTAGCGACCAATCTCCAATG AAATTGGATTACTTGAATCTT GCTACCCCACATCTGTCAAATAAACGTAAAAGTTTACATGGAAGAAAATTGCGACCTAAATCTGTAGTTGATTCCGTTGAAGGACTTTCTGCAGATGACATACCTGATCTATTACCATCACTGCCAAAAAGTCAAGCAGAag ctatTTCAGAAACAGAACATTCATTAACAGAATCATTAGATTCTGTCTCTGAATTACCTAATACTGTGGGTCAACAATTGCAACATTTAGTGAAATCTAGGCCTCGCAGAACAAAGACTAGGGCGCCTACAAGACCAATGTTGAGACCTGATCAACCAGTGGATGGTCTAGCCCTTGGAGAAGGTCTTGATGTATTCTTTCGACCAACTACGCCGACGACTCCTCTCATATCTCCAACAAGTGATGATAG CTCATTACATACCTTCCCGACCGATGGTAGTCCAAATTTATCTCTTACAAGTCACAAAAGTATTCCACCTGACACGGATAAGAAACCTGGTTGCAGTTCTCCAATGTTAAAAACACTTCTTGAACCTGCACCACGATCACGATCCAGTGATAATTTGGAAAAATTTTCTCCTCTCATCGGTAGGAGATCTCAAGGTGATTCACCATTAACTGCATCTCCATTAGCTCGACGGAATACAACTGATAATGCTCAAAATCATGAAAGAATTGTTGCGAAATCTGGTAGTAATAAAGATACAAGTAGTAATAGTATTGTCAGTACTTCTGCTGACACTTCTAAACGTAGCACATTACCAATTACTGGATCTGGTACAAATTCACGTAGTTTGCGGGATTCAGATGAAAATGTTAAAATGTTACAACTAACAACTGCTGCAAATTCTTTAGATAGGGATGTATCTCTTGCAACGTCTGTTCCTAAAGAttacgaaagcagaaaaagtttAACGAAAAAATCTGCCATGGAAGTTGATAAATCTGCAAGTCAGCCTCTGCCTTCTCTTAAACTGAGGTCAACAGGTTTTGATCTTCGAAGTCCAACAAATGGCAGTAATACAAAGAGTAATTCGGAAGCATCAAAATCGCCAGTATTAAAACCTTTAACCAAAGGAAGTAGTTCCACTAATGATGGAAAAAGTAATGGTGTTCTTTCGAAAACGAAACTGACTCCACCTGCAACAGCTCCAAAACCAAGGCCTTGGAGTATGGCTACCGATAGAAAATCTG gcgaatttaatttattaagcGATGGTTCTAGTCCAAATACTTCAGCAGGGAATACACCTGATTCTGGTGATGCTCTTGATGAATCAACAGATAGTGGCGTGAGTGGTCCAGCTTCATTACCACCAACGTTATCAGCAAGTAGTACTGCTAGTTCTTTAAGCAATACAAGTGTAGAAAAAAGGTCTGTCAGAGAATTAGCAGCTAGTTTAAACAAGAGTAAAACAGAAAGAAAGGAAAATG GTAATGGAAGTGCCGAAAACGGTTGA